A genomic region of Jatrophihabitans sp. contains the following coding sequences:
- a CDS encoding ABC-F family ATP-binding cassette domain-containing protein: protein MITATDLELRAGARLLLQPTTLRVQAGDRIGLVGRNGAGKTTSLKVLAAETLPHGGQISSNAPVGYLPQDPRTGDLEQTAGDRVLSARGLDEILHELTSVGHRLADEHADQALVRRYGHLEERFSALGGYAAEAEAARICAHLGLPERVLAQPLGTLSGGQRRRIELARILFADSAGEPTTLLLDEPTNHLDADSITWLRDFLKGHRGGLIVVSHDVELLEAVVNKVWYLDANRSAVDVYNVGWKAYLKQREADERRRVRERANAERKIDSLRGQADKMRAKATKAKAAQQMLRRADALNAGLAEVRAQDKVARLRFPDPAPCGRTPLTAEGLSKSYGSLEVFTGVGLAIDRGTRVVVLGLNGAGKTTLLRLLAGAEKPDTGEVAPGHGLRLGYYAQEHETLDTERTVLENMRSAAPDPADLQLRSVLGAFLFSGEDVDKPAGVLSGGEKTRLALAMLVTSAANVLLLDEPTNNLDPASREQVLDALRHYAGAIVLVTHDEGAVEALNPDKVILLPDGVEDSWSADLADLIALA from the coding sequence ATGATCACCGCGACCGATCTCGAACTGCGCGCGGGCGCGCGGCTGCTGCTGCAGCCCACCACGCTGCGCGTCCAGGCCGGCGACCGGATCGGCCTGGTGGGCCGCAACGGGGCGGGCAAGACCACCAGCCTCAAGGTTCTGGCCGCCGAGACCCTGCCGCACGGCGGCCAGATCAGCAGCAACGCCCCCGTCGGCTACCTGCCCCAGGACCCCCGCACCGGCGATCTGGAGCAGACCGCGGGTGATCGCGTCCTGTCCGCCCGCGGCCTGGACGAGATCCTGCACGAGCTGACCTCGGTCGGTCACCGGCTGGCCGACGAGCACGCCGACCAGGCGTTGGTGCGTCGCTACGGCCACCTCGAGGAGCGGTTCTCAGCGCTCGGCGGGTACGCCGCCGAGGCGGAGGCGGCCCGGATCTGCGCCCACCTGGGCCTGCCCGAGCGGGTGCTGGCCCAGCCGCTGGGGACCCTGTCCGGCGGGCAGCGCCGGCGCATCGAGCTGGCCCGGATCCTGTTCGCCGACTCGGCCGGCGAGCCCACCACGCTGCTGCTGGACGAGCCCACCAACCACCTCGACGCCGACTCGATCACCTGGCTGCGCGACTTCCTCAAGGGTCACCGCGGGGGGCTGATCGTGGTCAGCCACGACGTCGAACTGTTGGAGGCGGTGGTCAACAAGGTCTGGTACCTCGACGCCAACCGCAGCGCGGTCGATGTCTACAACGTCGGCTGGAAGGCCTACCTCAAGCAGCGCGAGGCCGACGAGCGCCGGCGGGTCCGCGAACGGGCCAACGCCGAGCGCAAGATCGACTCGCTGCGCGGCCAGGCCGACAAGATGCGGGCCAAGGCCACCAAGGCCAAGGCGGCCCAGCAGATGCTGCGCCGGGCCGACGCGCTCAACGCCGGGCTGGCCGAGGTGCGGGCCCAGGACAAGGTGGCCCGGCTGCGGTTCCCCGACCCGGCGCCGTGCGGGCGCACCCCGCTGACCGCCGAGGGCCTGTCCAAGTCCTACGGCTCGCTGGAGGTGTTCACCGGCGTCGGCCTGGCGATCGACCGTGGCACCCGGGTGGTGGTGCTCGGCCTGAACGGGGCGGGCAAGACCACGCTGCTGCGGCTGCTGGCCGGGGCCGAGAAGCCCGACACCGGCGAGGTGGCCCCCGGCCACGGCCTGCGGCTGGGCTACTACGCCCAGGAGCACGAGACGCTGGACACCGAGCGCACGGTGCTGGAGAACATGCGCAGCGCCGCCCCTGACCCCGCCGACCTGCAGCTGCGCAGCGTGCTGGGAGCGTTCCTGTTCTCCGGTGAGGACGTCGACAAGCCCGCCGGGGTGCTCTCCGGCGGTGAGAAGACCCGGCTGGCCCTGGCGATGCTGGTGACCAGCGCGGCCAACGTGCTGCTGCTGGACGAGCCCACCAACAACCTGGACCCGGCCAGCCGGGAGCAGGTGCTGGACGCGCTGCGCCACTACGCCGGCGCCATCGTCCTGGTGACCCACGACGAGGGTGCGGTCGAAGCGCTCAATCCGGACAAGGTGATCTTGCTGCCGGACGGGGTCGAGGACTCCTGGAGCGCCGATCTGGCCGACCTGATCGCGTTGGCCTGA
- the sufC gene encoding Fe-S cluster assembly ATPase SufC: MSMLEIRDLHVGVDGTPILKGVNLTVESGQTHAIMGPNGSGKSTLAYSIAGHPKYTVTSGQVLLDGQDVLAMAVDERARAGLFLAMQYPVEVPGVSVSNFLRTAATAIRGEAPKLRHWVKEVNAAMSELEMDKAFAERNVNEGFSGGEKKRHEILQMSLLKPKIAILDETDSGLDVDALRTVSEGVNRVRETGIGTLLITHYTRILRYIKPDFVHVFFDGRIVDSGGAELADELEAHGYARYGVNEPAAVQ; this comes from the coding sequence ATGTCCATGCTTGAGATCCGCGACCTGCACGTCGGCGTGGACGGCACCCCCATCCTCAAGGGCGTCAACCTGACGGTCGAGTCCGGCCAGACGCACGCCATCATGGGGCCCAACGGCTCCGGCAAGTCCACCCTGGCCTACTCGATCGCCGGCCACCCGAAGTACACGGTCACTTCGGGCCAGGTGCTGCTCGACGGCCAGGACGTGCTGGCGATGGCCGTCGACGAGCGCGCCCGGGCAGGCCTGTTCCTGGCCATGCAGTACCCGGTCGAGGTCCCCGGGGTGTCGGTGTCGAACTTCCTGCGCACCGCCGCCACCGCGATCCGTGGCGAGGCCCCCAAGCTGCGTCACTGGGTCAAAGAGGTCAACGCCGCCATGAGCGAGCTGGAGATGGACAAGGCCTTCGCAGAGCGCAACGTCAACGAGGGCTTCTCCGGCGGTGAGAAGAAGCGCCACGAGATCCTGCAGATGTCGCTGCTCAAGCCCAAGATCGCCATCCTGGACGAGACCGACTCCGGCCTGGACGTCGACGCGCTGCGGACGGTCAGCGAGGGCGTCAACCGGGTCCGCGAGACCGGCATCGGCACCCTGCTGATCACCCACTACACCCGGATCCTGCGCTACATCAAGCCCGATTTCGTGCACGTCTTCTTCGACGGCCGGATCGTGGACTCCGGTGGCGCCGAGCTTGCCGACGAGCTCGAGGCGCACGGCTACGCCCGCTACGGCGTGAACGAGCCGGCGGCCGTGCAGTAA
- a CDS encoding MFS transporter, producing the protein MQPDAETPDPSFRGALRVREYRLLWLAAAQSSTGDQLARIAIVLLVYARSGSAVISATTYALTFLPSLLGGVFLSGLADRYPRRTVMVTCDLIRLLLLLVLASANLSTLVIDVVLVLLVLAGAPFSAASVAVLPEVLPPKHYVAGVSLNVVTGQLAQLVAFGAGGLCVAFLGVRTTLLIDAVTFGVSAALIRYGMANRAAPDASAAGDETVGKSYLGRLRGGLRVIYRDPLLRYLVLFAWMPVFYIAPEAIAPAYARSLGGGATATGLMMAAMPAGTAIGAWAFGRRGSDAARARAVPYLAAAASAMLIVSWMSPTLPLSFALWLLCGVFSAYQVSVVTRFVRRTPLHLRGQAVGLASAGLIAIQGVGSVAAGVLATLWSPSAAVGIAGIAGVLCVAALLAPLRRAERLVAQEQPDQGNPGQGHPGQGHPGQGHPGQGQPAQGHPGQGQPGPIAAQEATG; encoded by the coding sequence GTGCAGCCTGACGCGGAAACGCCCGACCCCAGTTTCCGGGGCGCCTTGCGGGTGCGGGAGTACCGGCTGCTGTGGCTGGCGGCGGCGCAGTCCAGCACCGGTGATCAGCTGGCCCGGATCGCCATCGTGCTGCTCGTCTACGCGCGCTCCGGCTCGGCAGTGATCAGCGCGACCACCTACGCGCTGACGTTCCTGCCGTCGCTGCTGGGGGGAGTCTTCCTGTCCGGGCTGGCTGATCGGTATCCGCGGCGGACGGTGATGGTGACGTGTGACCTGATCCGGTTGCTGCTGCTCCTGGTGCTGGCATCGGCCAACCTGAGCACGCTGGTCATCGATGTGGTCCTCGTCCTTCTCGTGCTGGCGGGAGCGCCGTTCTCGGCGGCGTCGGTGGCGGTGCTGCCCGAAGTGCTGCCTCCCAAGCATTACGTCGCGGGCGTCTCGCTGAATGTGGTCACCGGGCAGTTGGCGCAGCTCGTTGCCTTCGGCGCCGGCGGGCTGTGCGTCGCCTTCCTCGGAGTGCGGACGACGCTGCTAATCGATGCCGTCACCTTCGGTGTCTCGGCCGCTCTCATTCGTTACGGCATGGCCAACCGGGCCGCGCCGGACGCCTCGGCGGCCGGCGACGAAACCGTGGGTAAGTCCTACCTCGGCAGGCTCAGGGGCGGCCTGCGGGTGATCTATCGTGACCCGCTGCTGCGCTACCTGGTGCTCTTCGCGTGGATGCCGGTGTTCTACATCGCACCGGAGGCGATCGCCCCCGCTTACGCACGCTCGCTCGGCGGCGGCGCCACCGCGACCGGGCTGATGATGGCGGCGATGCCGGCCGGCACCGCGATCGGGGCCTGGGCGTTCGGACGGCGCGGTTCGGATGCGGCTCGAGCCCGGGCGGTGCCCTACCTGGCTGCCGCTGCCAGCGCGATGCTGATCGTCAGCTGGATGTCGCCGACGCTGCCGCTGTCGTTCGCGCTATGGCTGCTGTGCGGGGTGTTCAGCGCGTATCAGGTCTCGGTCGTGACTCGCTTCGTCCGCCGCACGCCCCTTCACCTGCGTGGTCAAGCGGTCGGGCTGGCCAGCGCCGGCCTGATCGCGATCCAGGGCGTCGGTTCGGTGGCCGCGGGAGTGCTGGCGACACTCTGGTCGCCGTCCGCCGCTGTCGGTATCGCAGGCATCGCCGGCGTGCTGTGTGTCGCGGCACTTCTGGCGCCGCTGCGCCGGGCCGAAAGGCTTGTTGCCCAGGAACAGCCCGACCAGGGCAACCCAGGCCAGGGCCACCCGGGCCAGGGCCACCCGGGTCAGGGCCACCCGGGCCAGGGCCAGCCCGCCCAGGGCCACCCGGGCCAGGGCCAGCCAGGCCCGATCGCGGCACAGGAGGCGACCGGCTGA
- a CDS encoding neutral zinc metallopeptidase yields MQFNDDAQLDTSGVQDARGGGMGRGGLAVGGGGLGLVGLIAVVLFNVLGGGGDGGGGLGGLSGLGQGSNPTSIDNSELSTECRTGADANERADCAIVADIDSVQSFWATALPREGVRYSKSPTVFFNGGVNTGCGAADSGVGPFYCPADRKVYIDLSFFEELRTKFGATGGAFPNAYVIAHEYGHHVQNLMGTSDRVDHRQSGPTSGAVRLELQADCYAGAWANHATTVPGANGRPLIENLTQEDIDAALDTAGRIGDDWIQSNLGSGGVDESKFTHGTSAQRQKWFGTGYRTGDPGSCDTFKASNLG; encoded by the coding sequence ATGCAGTTCAACGACGACGCTCAGCTGGACACCTCGGGAGTGCAGGATGCCCGTGGCGGCGGGATGGGCCGCGGTGGCCTGGCCGTCGGTGGCGGCGGGCTGGGGCTGGTCGGCCTGATCGCGGTGGTGCTGTTCAACGTCCTCGGCGGCGGTGGCGATGGCGGCGGCGGCCTCGGCGGGCTGAGCGGCCTCGGCCAGGGCTCGAACCCCACCTCGATCGACAACAGCGAGCTCAGCACAGAATGCCGCACCGGCGCCGACGCCAATGAGCGCGCGGACTGCGCGATCGTGGCCGACATCGACTCGGTGCAGTCGTTCTGGGCGACCGCGCTGCCCCGCGAGGGCGTCCGGTACAGCAAGTCCCCCACGGTGTTCTTCAACGGCGGCGTCAACACCGGCTGCGGCGCGGCCGACTCAGGCGTCGGGCCGTTCTACTGCCCGGCCGACCGCAAGGTCTACATCGACCTGTCGTTCTTCGAGGAGCTCAGGACCAAGTTCGGCGCGACCGGCGGGGCGTTCCCCAACGCCTACGTGATCGCCCACGAGTACGGCCACCACGTGCAGAACCTGATGGGCACCTCCGACCGGGTGGACCACCGCCAGAGCGGTCCGACCTCGGGCGCGGTGCGGCTGGAGCTGCAGGCCGACTGCTACGCCGGGGCCTGGGCCAACCACGCCACCACGGTGCCGGGCGCCAACGGCCGGCCGCTGATCGAGAACCTCACCCAGGAAGACATCGACGCCGCGCTGGACACCGCCGGGCGGATTGGCGACGACTGGATCCAGTCCAACCTGGGCAGCGGCGGGGTGGATGAGAGCAAGTTCACCCACGGCACCTCGGCGCAGCGGCAGAAGTGGTTCGGCACCGGTTACCGCACCGGCGACCCGGGCAGCTGCGACACCTTCAAGGCGTCCAACCTCGGCTGA
- a CDS encoding helix-turn-helix domain-containing protein, producing MADLKKGARITGSDRNKLAIEVKKQYEKGRSIRELADSHGRSYGFIHRLLSENEVSLRSRGGATRGKKNVS from the coding sequence GTGGCTGATCTTAAGAAGGGTGCCCGGATCACGGGATCCGACCGGAACAAGTTGGCGATTGAAGTGAAGAAGCAGTACGAGAAGGGCCGCAGCATCCGCGAGCTGGCGGACAGCCACGGCCGCTCCTACGGCTTCATCCACCGGCTGCTGAGCGAGAACGAGGTGTCGCTGCGCAGTCGGGGCGGGGCCACGCGGGGAAAGAAGAACGTCTCCTGA
- a CDS encoding metal-sulfur cluster assembly factor, which produces MTEAGTIPKPSHDDVEEALRDVVDPELGINVVDLGLIYGLDIADDATVTVDMTLTSAACPLTDVIEEQAEAALTGGPKPLASAMKINWVWMPPWGPDKITDDGREQLRALGFNV; this is translated from the coding sequence ATGACCGAAGCCGGCACCATCCCCAAGCCGTCGCATGACGATGTCGAAGAGGCGCTGCGCGACGTGGTGGACCCCGAACTGGGCATCAACGTCGTCGACCTCGGGCTGATCTACGGCCTGGACATCGCCGATGACGCCACCGTGACCGTCGACATGACGCTCACCTCGGCGGCCTGCCCGCTGACCGACGTGATCGAGGAGCAGGCCGAGGCCGCGCTGACCGGCGGACCGAAGCCGCTGGCCAGCGCCATGAAGATCAACTGGGTCTGGATGCCGCCGTGGGGCCCGGACAAGATCACCGACGACGGCCGGGAGCAGCTGCGGGCGCTCGGCTTCAACGTCTAG
- a CDS encoding cysteine desulfurase, which yields MTSSFDVEAIRKDFPILSRQVHGVPLVYLDSANTSQKPRQVLDALEDYYSQHNANVARAVHTLGSEATTMFEAARDKVAAFINAPSRNEVIFTKNISESLNLLAYSLSNASTFPGAEKFRIGPGDNIVVTEMEHHSNLVPWQLLAQRTGAEFRYIPIDEDGRLVTSAIEERIDERTKVVSFVHQSNALGTVNPVARIVARAKAVGALTILDAAQSVPHRPVDVQQLGVDFLGFTGHKLYGPTGVGVLWGRYELLAELPPFMGGGEMIETVDLTGTTYAPPPHRFEAGTPMIAEAIGLGAAIDYVSAIGMDNIQAHEDELTRYALQAFAAVPGLKVIGPTSPEDRGATIAFTVKGIHPHDVSQLLDEQGIAVRAGHHCARPVCVRYGVPATTRASFGIYTTTAEIDALVAGLARVQEMFG from the coding sequence GTGACCAGCTCGTTCGATGTCGAGGCGATCCGCAAGGACTTCCCGATCCTGTCCCGGCAGGTGCACGGGGTGCCGCTGGTGTACCTGGACTCTGCCAACACCTCCCAGAAGCCGCGGCAGGTCCTGGACGCGCTGGAGGACTACTACTCCCAGCACAACGCCAATGTCGCGCGCGCGGTGCACACCCTCGGTTCTGAGGCCACCACGATGTTCGAGGCGGCCCGTGACAAGGTGGCGGCGTTTATCAACGCGCCCAGCCGCAACGAGGTGATCTTCACCAAGAACATCTCCGAGTCGCTCAACCTGCTGGCGTACTCGCTGTCCAACGCCAGCACCTTCCCGGGCGCGGAGAAGTTCCGGATCGGCCCCGGCGACAACATCGTGGTCACCGAGATGGAGCACCACTCGAACCTGGTGCCGTGGCAGTTGCTGGCCCAGCGCACCGGTGCTGAGTTCCGCTACATCCCGATCGACGAGGACGGCCGGCTGGTCACCTCGGCCATCGAGGAGCGGATCGACGAGCGCACCAAGGTGGTCTCCTTCGTCCACCAGTCCAACGCTCTGGGCACCGTCAACCCGGTGGCCCGGATCGTGGCCAGGGCCAAGGCGGTCGGCGCGCTGACCATCCTCGACGCCGCCCAGTCCGTGCCGCACCGGCCGGTGGACGTCCAGCAGCTCGGGGTCGACTTTCTCGGCTTCACCGGCCACAAGCTGTACGGCCCGACCGGGGTCGGCGTGCTGTGGGGGCGTTACGAGCTGCTTGCCGAGTTGCCGCCGTTCATGGGCGGCGGCGAGATGATCGAGACCGTCGACCTGACCGGCACCACCTACGCCCCGCCGCCGCACCGGTTCGAGGCCGGCACCCCGATGATCGCCGAGGCGATCGGGCTGGGCGCGGCCATCGACTACGTCAGCGCGATCGGGATGGACAACATCCAGGCGCACGAGGACGAGCTGACCCGCTACGCCCTGCAGGCCTTCGCGGCCGTGCCGGGCCTGAAGGTGATCGGCCCGACCTCACCCGAGGACCGGGGCGCCACCATCGCGTTCACCGTCAAGGGCATTCACCCCCACGACGTCAGCCAGCTGCTCGACGAGCAGGGCATCGCGGTGCGCGCCGGGCACCACTGCGCCCGCCCGGTCTGCGTGCGCTACGGCGTCCCGGCCACCACCCGGGCGTCCTTCGGCATCTACACCACCACCGCCGAGATCGACGCGCTGGTGGCCGGCCTGGCCCGAGTGCAGGAGATGTTCGGATGA
- a CDS encoding SUF system NifU family Fe-S cluster assembly protein, whose product MSLPMDSMYQQIILDHYKHPQNRGQIEPFDAEVHHVNPTCGDEVTLRVRLSDGEIAELGWVGEGCSISQASTSVMSDLVVGKPVSNALHLQEKFLELMQSQGQSELTDDEAEALDDAVAFEGVSKYPARVKCALLGWMAMKSAVAEASSASAPA is encoded by the coding sequence ATGAGCTTGCCGATGGACTCCATGTACCAGCAGATCATTCTCGATCACTACAAGCATCCGCAGAACCGCGGCCAGATCGAGCCGTTCGACGCCGAGGTGCATCACGTCAACCCGACCTGCGGTGACGAGGTGACGCTGCGGGTGCGGCTGTCCGACGGCGAGATCGCCGAGCTGGGCTGGGTCGGCGAGGGCTGCTCGATCAGCCAGGCCTCCACCTCGGTGATGAGCGACCTGGTGGTCGGCAAGCCGGTCTCCAACGCGCTGCACCTGCAGGAGAAGTTCCTGGAGCTGATGCAGTCCCAGGGGCAGAGTGAGCTGACCGACGACGAGGCCGAAGCGTTGGATGACGCGGTGGCTTTCGAGGGAGTGTCGAAGTACCCGGCGCGGGTCAAGTGCGCGCTGCTGGGTTGGATGGCGATGAAGTCGGCCGTGGCCGAGGCTTCCTCCGCGAGCGCGCCGGCATGA